A part of Haladaptatus caseinilyticus genomic DNA contains:
- a CDS encoding oxidoreductase: MRVDVLGGGPGGLYASLLLKKSFPEWEVVVHERDPADNTYGWGVVFSDATLSSLREADRLSHERITDAFVRWDPIDIHYDGEYFRCGGHSFAGIMRADLLSILQERAAELGVELRHGDAIDDPERLREDTDVLIGADGLNSTVRERYEEAFRPNESAGNAKFAWFGTDKPFDVFTFVFRENEHGLWRIHAYPGRKSTFIVECTEDTWRAAGMDEVSEGEALEYFEDLFSDHLDGYELQSKLYAWRNFPTVKNATWSHENVVLIGDAAHTAHFSIGSGTKMAMEDAVALQEAFEEHGSDTRAAFNWYEKERRPRVTGLQEAAERSENYFENVERYQNLEPRRFAFNLLTRSGRITYDNLRVRDPSFVDQFDQWFAAAEGNCSTAVATPPLFKRFPLREVTVPNRTVMTLPPTEVATDGRPADSYLDRLVGQGERGPGLLLTDPLAVTPDGRITAGTPGLYADEHNDAFNSAIGRIRESSPTETVVGASLFHAGRRGATKSREHGLDRPLPEDERWDLFAPSAKPFGPASPTPTAMDADDLDRVRTAFVGAAERADAAGFDHVQLNAGHGYLLSSFLSPLANDRDDEYGGSLENRMRYPLEVFDAIRDVWPDKKPIGVTLQATDWNLNGFKTRESYEVARVLKERGCDLLAIVAGQASVRERPAFDTETLGRFSERFRNEVEIPTLSTNYRTTYDEVNTMVGSGRADLVLFTPENPAPGR; the protein is encoded by the coding sequence GTGAGGGTGGACGTACTCGGAGGTGGGCCGGGCGGCCTTTACGCATCCCTCCTCCTGAAGAAGTCCTTTCCGGAGTGGGAGGTCGTCGTCCACGAGCGTGACCCCGCTGACAACACCTACGGCTGGGGTGTCGTTTTCTCCGACGCTACCCTTTCCTCGCTCCGTGAGGCGGACCGGCTAAGCCACGAACGAATCACGGATGCATTCGTCCGCTGGGACCCCATCGACATCCACTACGATGGGGAGTATTTCCGATGCGGTGGCCACTCCTTCGCGGGAATCATGCGCGCCGACCTTTTGTCGATTCTGCAGGAGCGAGCGGCGGAACTCGGTGTCGAACTCCGCCACGGTGACGCCATCGACGATCCGGAACGACTCCGAGAAGACACGGACGTTCTCATCGGCGCCGACGGACTGAACAGCACCGTTCGGGAACGCTACGAGGAGGCGTTCCGTCCGAACGAAAGCGCCGGAAACGCGAAATTCGCGTGGTTCGGAACGGACAAGCCCTTCGACGTGTTCACGTTCGTCTTCAGGGAAAACGAACACGGTCTCTGGCGTATTCACGCCTATCCGGGGCGCAAGAGTACGTTCATCGTCGAATGCACGGAGGACACGTGGCGGGCTGCGGGGATGGACGAGGTAAGCGAGGGCGAAGCGCTCGAGTACTTTGAGGATCTGTTTTCGGACCATCTCGACGGGTACGAACTCCAGTCGAAGCTGTACGCGTGGCGAAACTTCCCGACCGTGAAAAATGCCACTTGGTCGCACGAAAACGTGGTCCTCATCGGCGACGCCGCCCATACCGCACATTTCTCCATCGGGTCGGGGACGAAGATGGCGATGGAAGACGCAGTCGCCCTTCAAGAGGCGTTCGAGGAGCACGGCAGTGACACCCGAGCGGCGTTCAACTGGTACGAAAAAGAACGACGACCACGCGTCACGGGACTGCAGGAAGCGGCGGAACGAAGCGAGAACTACTTCGAAAACGTCGAACGCTACCAAAATCTCGAGCCACGGCGGTTCGCGTTCAATTTGCTCACCCGGAGCGGACGGATCACATACGACAATCTCCGGGTCCGCGACCCGTCGTTCGTCGATCAGTTCGACCAATGGTTCGCAGCGGCCGAAGGCAATTGTTCGACCGCAGTGGCGACGCCACCGCTGTTCAAACGTTTCCCGCTACGGGAGGTAACGGTGCCGAACCGGACTGTAATGACGCTTCCGCCAACCGAGGTGGCGACCGACGGCCGCCCGGCCGATTCGTATCTCGACCGACTAGTTGGGCAGGGTGAACGTGGACCGGGACTACTCCTCACTGACCCGCTGGCTGTCACTCCTGACGGGCGAATAACGGCCGGGACGCCGGGACTGTATGCCGACGAACACAATGACGCATTCAATAGTGCGATCGGTCGCATCCGCGAATCGTCACCGACCGAAACCGTCGTCGGTGCGTCCCTGTTCCACGCCGGTCGGCGTGGTGCGACGAAGTCAAGAGAACACGGCCTCGACCGTCCCCTTCCGGAGGACGAACGGTGGGACTTGTTCGCGCCGTCGGCGAAACCGTTCGGCCCAGCGAGTCCTACGCCAACCGCCATGGATGCCGACGATTTGGACCGAGTTCGGACAGCGTTCGTCGGCGCGGCGGAGCGGGCGGACGCGGCCGGATTCGACCACGTCCAACTGAACGCCGGACACGGGTATCTGCTGTCGAGTTTCCTCTCACCGCTCGCGAACGATCGCGACGACGAGTACGGCGGATCGCTCGAAAACCGGATGCGCTATCCCCTCGAAGTGTTCGATGCGATTCGGGACGTTTGGCCCGATAAGAAGCCCATCGGTGTGACACTCCAGGCGACCGACTGGAACCTCAACGGGTTCAAAACACGAGAGTCGTACGAAGTCGCACGAGTGCTCAAGGAACGTGGGTGCGACCTTCTCGCGATTGTTGCGGGGCAGGCGTCCGTCCGTGAACGACCGGCGTTCGACACCGAAACGCTGGGCCGGTTCAGCGAACGGTTCCGAAACGAGGTGGAAATACCGACGCTGTCGACGAACTACCGGACGACATACGACGAGGTGAACACGATGGTCGGGAGCGGCCGCGCAGATTTGGTATTGTTCACGCCCGAGAATCCCGCACCCGGTCGGTAG
- a CDS encoding LLM class flavin-dependent oxidoreductase — protein MQVGIGLPNTLDGADRELILSWARWADEGPFTSLGVFDRLCYHGLDPVATLAACASVTEEIELATTIIAGPLRNNAALAKKAATLDVLSNGRLTLGMALGARKDDYDAAGVEFGKRGRLFDQQLAELRDYWEGDDVGPDPVQEGGPTILVGGDSDNTYRRVGRFADGYIHGGGPPRAFARQAERANAAWTECERPETPAVWGHGYYALGDEDVAEKGREYLLDYYEFTGPFAERIADGLLTTPQEVTQFVRGYEDEGCDELVLFPTVADSEQFDLLADTLGDKWDGSDRA, from the coding sequence ATGCAAGTCGGGATTGGACTGCCGAATACGTTGGATGGAGCCGACCGGGAACTGATACTTTCGTGGGCAAGGTGGGCGGATGAGGGACCCTTTACCAGCCTCGGCGTGTTCGACCGATTATGCTACCACGGACTCGACCCGGTAGCCACCCTCGCGGCCTGTGCGTCGGTCACCGAGGAAATCGAATTGGCGACGACGATTATCGCGGGCCCGCTCCGGAACAATGCCGCGCTGGCGAAGAAGGCGGCGACGCTCGACGTTCTCTCGAACGGTCGTCTCACGCTCGGAATGGCACTCGGTGCTCGAAAGGACGACTACGACGCGGCCGGTGTCGAGTTCGGGAAACGAGGTCGACTGTTCGACCAGCAGTTGGCCGAACTGCGGGACTACTGGGAGGGCGACGACGTTGGACCCGACCCGGTTCAGGAAGGCGGTCCGACGATTCTTGTCGGCGGGGATAGCGACAACACCTATCGCCGAGTCGGGCGGTTCGCCGACGGCTACATCCACGGGGGCGGGCCGCCACGAGCGTTCGCTCGACAAGCCGAGCGCGCGAACGCGGCGTGGACCGAATGCGAGAGGCCAGAAACTCCGGCCGTCTGGGGTCACGGTTACTACGCACTCGGCGACGAGGACGTCGCCGAAAAAGGACGGGAGTATCTCCTCGACTACTACGAGTTCACCGGGCCGTTCGCCGAGCGAATCGCGGACGGACTGCTCACGACTCCGCAGGAGGTCACGCAGTTCGTCCGAGGATACGAGGACGAGGGGTGTGACGAACTGGTCCTGTTTCCGACCGTCGCCGACTCCGAACAGTTCGACTTGCTGGCCGACACCCTCGGTGACAAGTGGGACGGGAGTGACCGGGCGTGA